In bacterium, the sequence GGTGAGCAAGATGAACTTGAATGAACTGGGCAATAGAAAAGCGATGATCACCATCGCCGGTGAGGAAGTGGAGGTCAACGCCTCTGACTCCGTGAAGGACGCCTTAAAGCGAATCCTTCAGGAAAAAGGCATTGATTCTTTTACCATCCTGGTTGACGGTAAAGAGGTTACCGCGACCGAAGATCTGCCGCAGGCGTTTTCCGGACATGTAATTGAAGTGGAAAGATACGTCAAGGCGGGAAGATAACGAACCGGAGGCAGGCAAAGGGGGTTTTAACACTCTCCTTGCCTGCCTTCTTTCTTGAGAAGGGAAGGAGAAAAGATGATTGATACAAAGCTTATAGACCGGGCAAAGGAAAAATCAAAGGTCATCGCTGAAATAGATTCTTCCTGGCGAAAGTTCGTGGGCCTTTTGAAAGAAAATACCTTTGCCGTGCCTTTCAAGGCTGACTACGCGGCGTTGGTAAAGGATGGTTGTTTTTTGGTTGAGGGATACAGCGGCCCGCTTTTCGTGGATAAGCTCTGTTGCAAAGGCAAGGCCTACCAGCTCAAAAAGCCGGTTGCGTATTATCCTTTCAGGATATACGGGGTCTATGACTCGGGGAGAAATTTCCAGAGATTTGTGGCCGCGCCGGAAATGGGTTTTCACTACCTTGGGCTAAGCAACGAGGGACACGGTATCTGCACCGGGGACATCCAGTACGTAAACCCGGATTCCCTGCCTGCTTTGAAAGAAGTTTGTTTAAAGATTGCCAGGGCATTCCGGGTGATTAACCTTGAGTCATTGGGCACGGTTTTCCTGCCCGAGGAATACGCTTCCTTAAGAAACATCCTTTCGGACAAAGACACGGACTCAAAGATAAAGTTGGAGAAATTGCTTTCGGAGAATCTGATTGCAGAAATACTTTAAGGAGGTGATTTATTTATGTTGGGAAACGCGCTTTATGAAAGGCAGAACCTGATAGCGGATCTGGATATCCCCGAGGTTGCCACAGTCATCGGCGTAGGCGGCACGGGTTTTTGGACGGCCGTCTTCCTGGCGATGTCAGGGGTTGAGGAAATAATCCTGGTGGATAAGGATATGGTTGAGGCTTCTAACTTGAACCGCCTGCCGCTGAAGGATTCGCTTATCGGGGTGAAGAAAATAAACGCGGCCAGCGATTTCATCAGCCAGATACGCAGTCCGGTAAGAATCGAGGCCCATGACCTGCGCATTGAAAAGCCGCAGGACTGTACTGTCTTGAGGGGGATGGTTTTCTGCTGCACGGATAATTTAAAGAGCCAGCAGATTGTCTGCGCTTATTGCAAGAAAAACAAAATTCCCTACCAGAGGATAGGTTATGACGGAACAATCTTGAACGTTTCAAAAACATTCCCTCTTTCCTTCAAGGAAGAGGTTGGGGAAACTGGTTATAGCGTTACCCCGTCCTGGGTTATTCCCGCGGTTTTTGCCGCGGCAGCCGGGGTATCCTCAAAGCTCTACAAAGAGCTCTGCCTGATGGATGATATCGGCAAAATCAATATTCAGAACTCTTCGTTTGTTGCCGAGGGGATCCTTGATGAGGCGAGGGAAGAGGAAAAAGAAAATATTATTGAGAATATCCATGAATACATACCGGACAGCTACGGCTGTTGCGAGGACTGCAATCGTGTTGATCCTGACAACGGCGATTACGGCTATTGCCCTGATTGCGAAGAACGTTACAACGAAGATGATTTGAAAGAGATAAAAGAAAAAGCGCGCAATGAGGAATATGACCGGATAATTGAGCAGATTGAAACGGGAGAAATCAGCGATGCAAAACTCATAGCAGCCATTAAAAAATGGTGTGAGCAAAAGGAGGATACAGAGAATGTTAGAAAATGATCTTCTCAAGAGAAGTAATATTCTGGAAGTAAAGATAAAAAATTACGGCGAATGCGGCTTTTGCAGCGATTTGGATAATCAGGAAACCTTAAAAATTCCCTGGGATATCTGGAGTCAGTGGCTGCATCTCAGCCAATGCTTGGGTAGCAAGGAATGGGGAGCGGTATTCTGGATAAAGGATAATTCCGTTACGCGCTTTAAGATACCCAGGCAGGAGGTTAGCTCGACTGACTGCGAATTCAAGGAAGAGTTAGGCGGTGACGGCATAGTGCATTCGCACCACGACATGGGGGCGTTTCATTCAACTCAGGATGACCGCCACGCAAGAAATCTCTATGCCTACAGCATCGTTCTTTCAAACGCAAAAGGCTACGAGGCGACTAAAAGGATAAAACTGCCCTGCGCCGGTTTTGGCTATGTCAGGGTGGAACTGCGACTGGTCGATCTTCCGGATGTTGAGCTTTCAAAGATAACCGAAAGGCCGATCATTGAAGCTTACATTCCGGCAGAGACACAGGATGAATCTCCCTGCGAAAAATGCGCCACCGGTGATTGCGGA encodes:
- a CDS encoding ThiF family adenylyltransferase, which gives rise to MLGNALYERQNLIADLDIPEVATVIGVGGTGFWTAVFLAMSGVEEIILVDKDMVEASNLNRLPLKDSLIGVKKINAASDFISQIRSPVRIEAHDLRIEKPQDCTVLRGMVFCCTDNLKSQQIVCAYCKKNKIPYQRIGYDGTILNVSKTFPLSFKEEVGETGYSVTPSWVIPAVFAAAAGVSSKLYKELCLMDDIGKINIQNSSFVAEGILDEAREEEKENIIENIHEYIPDSYGCCEDCNRVDPDNGDYGYCPDCEERYNEDDLKEIKEKARNEEYDRIIEQIETGEISDAKLIAAIKKWCEQKEDTENVRK
- a CDS encoding Mov34/MPN/PAD-1 family protein — protein: MLENDLLKRSNILEVKIKNYGECGFCSDLDNQETLKIPWDIWSQWLHLSQCLGSKEWGAVFWIKDNSVTRFKIPRQEVSSTDCEFKEELGGDGIVHSHHDMGAFHSTQDDRHARNLYAYSIVLSNAKGYEATKRIKLPCAGFGYVRVELRLVDLPDVELSKITERPIIEAYIPAETQDESPCEKCATGDCGNCKLTDVARLPCDNCVSLKCKECQFTFADTVDMFPFCSLCEDGLCNQCDRLAKYLENYPDDKKCFEHLLVGKT